The Elgaria multicarinata webbii isolate HBS135686 ecotype San Diego chromosome 1, rElgMul1.1.pri, whole genome shotgun sequence genome includes the window tccaggctaaacctgcccagttctttcagtctctcttcatagggctttgtttccagacccctgatcatcctggttgccctcctcttaccCTGAGCTGGTCTAGCAGCCACTGGGCTCGCTCCAGTCTTGGTGTTAGCActtccacccctctctctccacaGTCTTTCATGTATCAGCTGCTGAAGGGTTTGGGGTTCTGCCACAGCCGAAACGTCCTGCACCGAGATCTGAAGCCCCAGAACCTGCTGATCAATCGGGTGAGTTTTTCGGCACAAGGTGGGCCCGGAGTTTGGACTTTCCTCTTTGAAACACAGAGGCGAATAAGGAACCAGCCAGCTTCTGCAAAGGAAggtcttttttataaaaaaaaaactgttttaaaatgggtCCAGCCTCCTTAACTCCCTTGGGGTTCTTTGagagggccatggctcagtgggatgaaccccctgctctgcatgcagacgGCCCCAGGTTCGACCCCCAGCTTCTCagggtagggcgaggaaaggatcgtgcctgaaaccccggagagctgcagCTGCCGGTCAGTGCTTGACAGTACTGGGCTCGGTGGACCAAGGGGCtctgcctcagtataaggcagcttcctatgttcctatgagagTGCAAATAACGCTGCATCCAGGAGTGATCTGGTAGATGCAGACTTTGAAGAGAATCCCTCCCCATGGCCTCTTGGGTGAGTGCAGCAGGAGAAGTCCACATATGGACTGAGTAAATaacagagagcaggaataaatggttAACAGGCAGTGTCAAGGAAGCCATGATTgagaagagggcttccttcaaaacattgaaagtcttgcccaagtgaggaaaacaaaagggaacaCAAAGGAGATGCCAGCAGACAATAACAGATGcagaaaaagcattttgaagagcacatcgctgaCAGTATcgaggccaacaataaagaatttaaaaaatatatcagaagcagggaaGCCTCTGACAACGGAGTTTAGGGAATGTTAAAGGAGggtagggagattgcagagaagctgaatgaattcttcgcatcggtgttcactgcagaggatacaggacagatgtctgtgcctgaactgatgatttcaggaagggagtctgaggaactgaagcaaacagtggtgacaaaaaatgaagttctcaaccttattgacaaattgaaagcaaataaatcaccaggcccggATGACATCcctcctagagttctcaaagaactcaaatatgaaattgcagacctcctcacaaaaatttGCAACGTGTCCCTAAGCttggcctctgtaccagaggactggaagctggccaatgtaacactattttcaaaaagggatccaggggggatccgggaaattacaggccagttagtttaacgtctgttccaggtaaattggttgaaaacattattaaagtaagcctgtgtgcaccagttgctggggaacatgggtaggagggtgctgttgcaccatgtcctgcttgtgggtttttcatGAGCAGCCGGTTGGcctttgtgtgaacagagtgctggactagatggacctgtggtctgatcttGCGTTCCTAAAAAGTGGTTGATTCCTAACGGGTGTGGAGTGGGTggctcccacagggatctgtactgGGCctggtgctttttaacttgttcataaatgatctaatGTTTtccgggaggaaggggggaggcaaCGGTGAGGTGGCCACGTTTGCTGCTGACAGCAAACGATTGAGGGTGATGAAAACCAAAGCTGAACTGGCCATGATGCTAAATGGGCCCCTGTCGGTGCATGAACATTTGTTTCCTGCTTCCTCACCGCCGTCCCAATCCCAGCTTGGGCATCTGCCACTGAGGGCTTTTTGCTCCAAGGCGCATCCCTACGCCTGTCCTTCCATTTGTCCTTTTGTCGCTGTGCAGGAGATCTTCCCAGGGCTAAATATAGCGAGCGGCTGCAGGAGACTCAATCAGAGCCGAGGGGAACTGGGCAACAGCacgtctggggtggggggtagttgggaccgaggggtggggtgggggttaaattCCCCCTCCTCACCCTCGGCAGTCAGGAgcctgatccccccacccccaggctgcgATTTGCACTTGGAGGAGCGATCAACCCAGCTCAAAGAGACGCATTTCGCCTCGTCTCCTGCAGCAGTTTGCCCCCAAAGGGAACTCTCCAAAGCAGGTGAACGGGCATCACACGGCCAGGAAGGATTCGTGGGCCAGAAGTcctaacttaagaacataagcagagctgtgctggatcaggccagaggCCCTCTATTTGCCCCCCCTTCTCCCGCCCCCAGCAGTTGGGGCTGAGCGGCctgctgcttctgatcctggagggaaCACCCGGCCATCGGGACGCGTCGCCACGCAGAGCCCTGATCCGCTGTGGAAGAGGCACTGGCAGGCCCAGAAGTGGCGAGGGAGGAACAGTTCGGTTTAGAACTGGGGATGAGGctggggggctggaggaggaggcgtgctgtgtgtgtttgggtcggggggagcagcagctgtaTTGCTGAAACGATTCTTTCTTCATGTCTGGTGTGGGAGATCCGTTCTCCCCACAACACGCATGCTGATCCTTGTACAAGTTGGCAGACTTTCTGTGGGGGCTTTCAGGGAGAAACGTCGTGGCTTCCACTAGTGGCTGCCATCTTCTTCCCcaagacacacatgcacacacacacatcccaatggTATCATGTTGTTTGGCGGACTGGGGAGGGGCTGCCTCTACTGCTGCTTGGGGCAGCAGCAAAGCAAAAGTGGGAAAATCAATGCAGTCAATTAATCGAAAGAGCACCActgtttttttcattattatttttatttccaccCGTCCTTTTTGCCGAGGAGCATGGCACTAAAGGCAGCGCAAGTCAAAGTCAGCCCCCTAGAGAAGACCTAAAGTCTTCCCCATCACCCCACTCCCCGGAAAGTTACTGGAATGCCACCGCCACATTTGCTGCTTGCAGAAGGGACGGCCAAATTGGGGCCATTTCTGGTGCATCCCCGGCTGGGAATAATTGGGGAAGAGAACTTGGGGTCGTGCCCGGGGCTCCCCTCCCCATGTGTGGGTTGGTGCATGAGGCATGGGTGGTTctctgctgggggaggggggccccGTGGGCTGCGTCCCGTTCTTCACTGACCACTTGCCCTTGCTTGGCGGACAGAATGGGGAGCTGAAGTTGGCGGACTTTGGGCTGGCCCGGGCCTTTGGCATCCCCGTGCGCTGCTATTCGGCCGAGGTGAGTAGAGCTGCGCTTGCCCTGGAGGGATGGCCGAGGGCGATGCCCGTCTCGGCCTGCTGGCTCCGGCCTCTTGCTcacctccccccctgcccccacccgaTGCGGCCTCCCTCCCTGTGCCCGttggcactggccctgctggcAGAGGAGGCGCCTTCCCCAGCCGTCTCCTCCATCGCTGGCCCTCCCGATTGCTTTggcggatccccccccccggcaccccGACTTTTGATGGCCGCCCCTTCGCCCCGCAGGTGGTGACGCTGTGGTACCGCCCACCGGACGTGCTCTTTGGGGCCAAGCTCTACTCCACCTCCATCGACATGTGGTCGGCCGGCTGCATCtttgcaggtaaggggggggcgaGGGGGCTGCCGTGGGGCAGGGGCGGCTCTGCAAGCGCTCTGGGGGGGCCGCTGACCGCCTCCTCTCCACCTGCAGAGCTGGCCAATGCTGGACGGCCGCTCTTTCCGGGCAACGATGTGGATGACCAACTGAAGCGGATCTTCCGATATCCTTGGCTCTTggcatgggcggggggggggcgatgGGGAGGGGGCGAGGTGATGTGTATTGTCTTGGGGCTGGGGGAGCCAGCGTCTCTGGGCTGAATACGCCATACGGGCTTGTGTGGGTTTCCCGGCTGCAGGGGATTCGCAGCACATGGCAGCTGCCCTCCCGCCTTCCCTCAGTTCCCCTGCCGGAAGTCctgcgtctcccccccccccggatgtctGGGATCTCGTGGGACATCGTGCGCTCTGCCCACGGGCGGCACTTCTGCGTCTCCGGCACTCCGCCTTTCCTTTAGGCAGGTGGGGGTGGACAGACTCTGCCATGGGGCTGAAAGccatgtgtggggagggggcagaggagggcAGCTGAGCGTTGTGCTGGAGGAAGGGGCTTCCAGCCACCACGGCACTCCTTGGCCCTTAACTCTTCCACGCTCTTGGGGACCCCAACGGAGGAGCAGTGGCCGGGGATGACCAAACTCCCGGATTACAAGGTGAGGCCCTCACGCCCAGCCCAGAGGACAGGCCGCTGCCTCCGCCTCCGCTCTGGAGTTGCTTTTGTGCCTGCACCATCCCCTGGTGGATGGGGGGCTGCaagtggggggaaggaggctaaCAGGTGAGCTCTGGGGCCAGGAGGCCCCTCACTGCCTTCCCCCCGCTATACACCCCCTTGGCCCGTTCTGTTCCCTGGCAGCCGTATCCGATGTACCCGGCTACAACTTCACTGGTCAACGTGGTGCCGAAACTCAACACGACCGGCCGTGACCTGCTTCAGGTGAGTgctcccccccaccacacacacatcacacacacaccctcaggcCCCGAGAGTGCCCCTCTTCCTGGGCAGCCTAAACAGGGTGTTCTGGATTGCCCCCTgacagagcccccacccccaccccaccttcctgctgtgcccccaattccccctccccacagcctgcTTCTGAGAACAGCTTAAtcagggtgtgtgggggggggggtgagagagagggaaagagggtcCTCCTAGGGATGGAGCCTGCGGGGGGTTGCAGGTTCCGCCGCCTTCCAAGGTCAGGAGGGGACAGgaaagggttttttggggggagggaaggtggcCTTTCCCTGCCCGGAGCTTCCTCTTTCTTGGGGGAGGCTCTCTGTTCAGCCCCCCCTCTTTTGGCCCCCCAGAACCTGTTGAAGTGCAACCCGGTGCATCGGATCTCGGCGGAGGACGCCCTGCAGCACCCCTACTTCACAGATTTCTGCCCCCCTTAGGGGGCCACCTGGCGTGGCACGTGGCCCCCTCCGCATACAAGCCACGTTGTACAATAGCTTGCAGAAGGCGCTGCGACTCTCCTGGGACCAGTGGGGAGGCAGCGTGTGTTGTgggatgggggggtggggtgggggctgtcttGGTCCCCTGCGCCCCTCCTCAGTTCTTCCCATCCCCATATGCCACGGGATCAATGGAAGCCCCTTGACTTATCTGGCGATGCCTCAGTTGGGGGACgggaccggggaggggggagggagggaggaaccgcACGAGGTGGAGGGTGGCACCTTGTCCCTGATGTGAATATTTGTGACGTCTATaaagctctgccttctcccctcTGTTCTGAGCCAGGCACCTTTCTTGCCATTCGCTGGGGGAGGTTGGTTTTTTAAGGGGGGGCAGTTGAGGGAGGGGGTGCCCTCCCCTGCCTCAGTTCCTGCTCTGTTATCCCTGCCCCCCCCATGGGAGTTCAGACGAGAGCAGGAGTCTGGGGCTGGTGTTCCCCATTGCTGGGTGGGTGAAGCACCCCACATCTCTGGTCCCGGCCTGGGCTTTCTCCCTCCAGTCtaggaccacccccacccccaatttaggATGGGGTTCTGTAAGAAAAGAGAGCTTGGCTGGAGACCTTCCTGGTAGGAAGCGTTTGGGGGGAGACAGGCAAACAGACCCACATTCCCTGGAccaagcccccccacacacacacaccacataggGCAACACATCCCAGGATGttccttccctccccgcccccccccatttctgacAGCCAGTGGTGACACAGCCGGATGGGGCACCCAGGAGGTACTTTAATGGCACGTGGGGACCAGAGCGGGTTTTgcaccacgggggggggggggttagggggGTTGTTCAGCAAAGCTCTCTGAAGCAAGACTGGATTTTGAGGGGGGGTGTCACATGGCGCagcaacacacacatgcagataCAGGAGCTGACAGATGTTCAGGCAGCTGTGCTGGGCCTCCATCTGTGGGGCGGGAGTGGGGCATGGAGAGAAGGGCCTGTTTGGGAAGGCTACCCAGAGGGGCTGCCCCCCTCCTTCCTGAGTGTGGGGGGCAGTGcgagggggctgggggctcccaaAAGAACCACCACAGGCCAAAAGCATCCAGCCAGGGCTGACTTTAATGGCAGCTTTGTGTTTCCAGCCTCCCCCGGGCACGAGCCCTGGATCAGGTCCTTCCTCGATGCCAGTGAAGCCGGAGTctttggcgggggtgggggatccCTCGGTCTCCTCGGTGCTGCTGTCCTTTCTCCCAGGCAGGGGGGGGGTGCCCCACGGAGCCGGCCGGGCCCCTTCTTCCTTGGCCAGGGCTGCATCACAGGTCCCGCTGGAGGCTGGCGCTGGTCCGGTGGGCGTGgaggggtgggcgggtgggtgggagggaggcaggggcgCCCCCTCAGCAGGCAAACTCCTCGAAGTTGCCTAGAGTTGCGTGACGAGGTAACACGTTCGACGTGAATCCAGCACTGTCCGAGCGGCTGCGGAGTGTGTGACAGGcactctggggaggggggaaagagggggttgggtggggaagcGGGGGCCGAGCAGAGGCCCCTGTGaggcccctgcccccccccactctccacggtaggcggctgcctgagttcCTGGGCAGTGTCCGGGGGGGTGGTGAGGTGttgcaggacacacacacaccccgcttggAGCAATGGGATTGGGGC containing:
- the CDK5 gene encoding cyclin-dependent kinase 5 translates to MQKYEKLEKIGEGTYGTVFKAKNRETHEIVALKRVRLDDDDEGVPSSALREICLLKELKHKNIVRLHDVLHSDKKLTLVFEFCDQDLKKYFDSCNGDLDPEIVKSFMYQLLKGLGFCHSRNVLHRDLKPQNLLINRNGELKLADFGLARAFGIPVRCYSAEVVTLWYRPPDVLFGAKLYSTSIDMWSAGCIFAELANAGRPLFPGNDVDDQLKRIFRLLGTPTEEQWPGMTKLPDYKPYPMYPATTSLVNVVPKLNTTGRDLLQNLLKCNPVHRISAEDALQHPYFTDFCPP